In a single window of the Thermoproteales archaeon genome:
- a CDS encoding metallopeptidase, protein MLVYENAPDVKKLLADIVKKLNLSHIDINRIFCVRSSRSKSRSVARIYGFPRIWQFALNMKPFYILEVNSEKYDKLNEEDKIKVLIHELLHIPRNFSGGLRDHGKLVNSRIVNRLYKKYIKAGFSKA, encoded by the coding sequence GTGTTAGTGTATGAAAACGCTCCCGATGTAAAAAAGTTACTTGCCGACATAGTTAAAAAACTAAATTTATCGCATATAGATATAAATAGAATTTTTTGCGTTAGAAGCTCTCGCTCTAAATCTAGGTCTGTTGCGAGAATATACGGGTTTCCAAGAATATGGCAGTTCGCTTTAAACATGAAGCCTTTTTATATTCTTGAAGTTAATTCCGAGAAATACGATAAGCTAAACGAAGAAGACAAAATTAAGGTGCTAATTCACGAACTTCTTCACATACCAAGAAACTTTAGCGGTGGATTGAGAGACCACGGCAAGCTTGTAAACTCCAGAATCGTAAACAGACTTTATAAAAAATATATTAAAGCTGGATTTTCAAAAGCGTAG
- a CDS encoding TIGR00269 family protein, with the protein MKCRICKAKAVISLRYANTAFCREHFIEFFERRVKNTIEKFGMIGKNEKIVVAVSGGKDSLALLYVLNKLSKLMDFELIGITIDLGIEDYSRRSVEIAEKNYKRLGVDYTIIKLEDYGFTIDDIIKYRVTGRICSICGTAKRYLLNRVAKEKGASKIATGHNLDDFLQVVLQGYMYGNLESLARYYPVTPSMPGLVGRIKPLVLTPERDALVYAMLNDIEFLKMECPYSRSVTSHDLKMALFYIEEKHPGMRFTMFNTYIKKIYPLIREAYFKGDMVLKKCIICGEPTNAEICLFCRVRKKLEKFKSRACAD; encoded by the coding sequence ATGAAATGTAGAATCTGTAAAGCAAAAGCCGTTATTAGCCTCAGGTACGCGAATACAGCATTTTGCAGAGAGCATTTCATAGAGTTTTTCGAGCGTAGAGTAAAGAATACAATTGAAAAATTCGGGATGATAGGAAAGAACGAGAAAATAGTTGTAGCTGTTTCCGGTGGAAAAGATAGCTTAGCATTGCTTTATGTTTTAAATAAACTTTCAAAGCTCATGGATTTTGAATTGATTGGAATAACTATTGATTTAGGAATAGAAGATTATTCAAGGCGTAGTGTTGAAATCGCAGAGAAAAATTACAAGCGTCTAGGAGTGGATTACACTATTATAAAGTTGGAAGACTATGGCTTTACTATTGACGATATTATAAAATACAGAGTTACTGGAAGAATATGTAGTATATGCGGGACAGCGAAAAGATACTTGTTGAATAGAGTTGCCAAGGAAAAAGGCGCCAGTAAAATAGCTACAGGTCATAATCTCGATGATTTTTTACAAGTTGTCCTTCAGGGTTATATGTATGGTAACCTTGAAAGTTTAGCAAGATATTATCCAGTAACTCCTTCAATGCCGGGTCTTGTAGGTAGAATAAAGCCGCTCGTCTTGACTCCTGAAAGAGATGCGCTAGTATATGCTATGTTGAATGATATCGAATTTTTAAAGATGGAATGTCCCTATTCGCGGTCGGTAACATCTCATGATTTAAAAATGGCATTATTTTATATCGAAGAAAAGCATCCTGGCATGCGTTTTACAATGTTTAATACTTACATTAAAAAAATATATCCTTTAATTAGAGAAGCATACTTCAAAGGAGATATGGTGTTGAAGAAATGCATAATATGCGGGGAGCCCACTAATGCCGAGATATGCCTTTTCTGCAGAGTAAGGAAAAAACTTGAAAAGTTTAAATCGAGAGCTTGTGCAGACTAG
- a CDS encoding adenosylmethionine decarboxylase yields the protein MNTIGYHYVIEASGCDPKILADTEALKKILLEAAKIGEMSVRSIYFYKFSPQGVSGVIVVSGSHISIHTWPEKGYAAIDVYTCDTESEPEKTFNYILEQLKASYAHITEIERGIEDEDGTYTHIILSWDERPLED from the coding sequence GTGAACACAATAGGATACCATTACGTCATAGAAGCATCCGGCTGCGATCCGAAAATATTAGCGGATACCGAAGCTTTGAAAAAGATACTATTAGAAGCCGCCAAAATAGGTGAAATGAGCGTAAGGTCGATTTACTTCTACAAGTTCTCTCCCCAAGGCGTCAGCGGAGTAATTGTAGTCTCAGGATCCCATATCTCTATACACACTTGGCCCGAGAAAGGCTATGCTGCCATAGACGTTTATACCTGCGATACCGAGTCTGAGCCTGAGAAAACCTTCAACTATATTCTCGAACAACTCAAAGCAAGCTACGCTCACATCACTGAAATAGAGAGAGGAATAGAAGACGAAGATGGAACATATACTCACATCATACTCTCGTGGGACGAAAGACCATTAGAAGACTAG